Proteins found in one Calypte anna isolate BGI_N300 chromosome 10, bCalAnn1_v1.p, whole genome shotgun sequence genomic segment:
- the MAN2A2 gene encoding alpha-mannosidase 2x isoform X2, translating into MKLKKQVTVCGAAIFCVAVFSLYLMLDRVQHDPTRHQSGGNFPRSQISVLQNRIEHLEQLLEENHEIISHIKDSVLELTAYAKGQPAVPHHTPNGSWLLPPEGRPSFLSVSPQDCQFALGGKGQSPDLQMMAVYSLLPFDNQDGGVWKQGFDITYEPNEWDTEPLQVFVVPHSHNDPGWIKTFDKYYYDQTQHILNSMVLKMQEDPRRRFIWSEISFFSKWWDNISTQKRAAVRRLVGNGQLEMVTGGWVMTDEANSHYFAMIDQLIEGHQWLEKNIGVTPRSGWAVDPFGYSSTMPYLLKRSNLTAMLIQRVHYAIKKHFAATQNLEFMWRQTWDTDASTDIFCHMMPFYSYDVPHTCGPDPKICCQFDFKRLPGGRINCPWKVPPRAINDANVAERAHLLLDQYRKKSKLYRSKVLLVPLGDDFRYDKPQEWDAQFLNYQRIFDFLNSQPNLHVQAQFGTLSDYFDALYKSLGIVPGMKPPGFPVLSGDFFSYADREDHYWTGYFTSRPFYKNLNRVLEAHLRGAEILFSLALAHARHTGADSRYPLSDYALLTNARRNLGLFQHHDAIAGTAKEAVAVDYGVRLLHSLTNLNHVIINAAQYLVLGDKDTYGRDAAAPFLSMDDTRPSQDSLPEKTVVKLDTSPRFLVVFNPLEQERLSMVPVLVDSSYVRVLSEEGQPLPAQLSPHWSSSTDVVPDVYQVSILARLPALGLRVLQLHRSPSGRPAPVSTRLYLQGRDLPLRKPQSAPIHVFPGSTDDFCLENQHLRACFSGRSGLLQSIRRAGEEREQKVSSEFLVYGTRSSKDKSGAYLFLPDGEAKPYAPKDPPVVRVMEGPLFSEVTTYYQHVQTVVRLYNVPGVEGLSLDVSCLVDIRDHVNKELALRFTTDIESDDTFFTDLNGFQIQPRRYQRKLPLQANFYPMPAMAYIQDTQSRLTLHTAQALGVSSLGSGQLEVILDRRLMQDDNRGLGQGLKDNKRTCNRFRLLLERRATSSKAQDSRPISFPSLLSHITSMHLNAEPLVMLVAQEKPVLPVLRSFVPLSSTLPCDFHILNLRTLQAEDDSLPSAEAALILHRKGFDCSLEAKNLGFNCTTSQGKLALGSLFQGLELGSLQPTSLTLMYPLGTASNSTNIHLDPMEIATFRIRLG; encoded by the exons ATGAAGCTGAAGAAGCAGGTGACAGTCTGCGGAGCTGCCATCTTCTGCGTGGCCGTCTTCTCCCTCTACCTGATGCTGGACCGGGTGCAGCACGACCCCACACGCCACCAGAGTGGAGGCAACTTCCCCCGG AGCCAGATCTCGGTGCTGCAGAACCGCATCGAGcatctggagcagctgctggaggagaaccACGAGATCATCAGCCACATCAAGGACTCGGTGCTGGAGCTGACGGCATATGCCAAGGGGCAGCCGGCGGTGCCCCACCACACGCCCAATGGCTCCTGGTTGCTGCCTCCCGAGGGTCGCCCCAGCTTCCTCTCCGTCTCCCCGCAGGACTGCCAGTTTGCCCTGGGGGGCAAGGGCCAGAGCCCAGACCTGCAG ATGATGGCTGTGTACTCCCTGCTGCCCTTTGACAACCAGGATGGTGGTGTGTGGAAGCAGGGCTTCGATATCACCTATGAGCCCAATGAGTGGGACACGGAGCCACTGCAGGTGTTTGTGGTGCCGCACTCCCACAACGACCCAG GCTGGATCAAGACCTTTGACAAGTACTACTATGACCAGACGCAGCACATCCTCAACAGCATGGTGCTGAAGATGCAGGAGGACCCGCGCCGGCGCTTCATCTGGTCTGAGATCTCCTTCTTTTCCAAGTGGTGGGACAACATCAGCACCCAGAAGCGGGCTGCAGTGAGGAG GCTGGTTGGCAATGGGCAGCTGGAGATGGTGACGGGTGGCTGGGTGATGACTGATGAAGCCAATTCCCACTACTTTGCCATGATCGACCAGCTGATTGAGGGGCACCAGTGGCTGGAGAAGAACATTG GTGTGACGCCTCGCTCAGGCTGGGCTGTTGACCCCTTTGGGTACAGCTCCACCATGCCGTACCTGCTGAAGCGTTCCAACCTGACAGCCATGCTCATCCAGCGTGTGCACTATGCCATCAAGAAGCACTTCGCAGCCACCCAAAACCTGGAGTTCATGTGGAGACAGACCTGGG aCACAGATGCCAGCACAGACATCTTCTGCCACATGATGCCCTTCTACAGCTATGATGTGCCCCACACCTGTGGGCCAGACCCCAAGATCTGCTGCCAGTTCGACTTCAAGCGCCTGCCAGGGGGAAGGATCAACTGCCCCTGGAAGGTGCCCCCCCGAGCCATCAACGACGCCAATGTGGCGGAGCG AGCCCACCTGCTGCTGGACCAGTACCGCAAGAAGTCCAAGCTGTACCGCAGCAAGGTGCTGCTGGTGCCCCTGGGAGATGATTTCCGCTATGACAAGCCGCAGGAGTGGGATGCTCAGTTCCTCAACTACCAGCGCATCTTTGACTTCCTCAACTCCCAGCCCAACCTCCACGTCCAG GCGCAGTTTGGGACGCTCTCTGACTACTTTGATGCCCTGTACAAGAGCCTGGGCATCGTGCCAGGGATGAAGCCCCCCGGGTTCCCGGTGCTGAGCGGGGATTTCTTCTCCTATGCCGACCGGGAGGATCACTACTGGACTGGATACTTCACCTCCCGGCCCTTCTACAAGAACCTGAACCGGGTGCTGGAAGCCCACCTCCG GGGGGCAGAGATCCTGTTCAGCCTGGCACTTGCCCACGCCCGGCACACCGGTGCCGACAGCCGGTACCCGCTCTCCGACTACGCCCTGCTGACTAATGCCCGCCGCAACCTGGGGCTCTTCCAGCACCACGATGCCATCGCTGGCACTGCCAAGGAGGCTGTGGCGGTTGACTATGGAGTCCG gctgctccacTCCCTCACGAACCTCAACCACGTCATCATCAATGCTGCCCAGTACCTTGTGCTAGGGGACAAGGACACATACGGCCGTGACGCCGCTGCACCCTTCCTCAGCATG GATGACACACGCCCCAGCCAGGACTCCCTCCCAGAGAAGACAGTGGTCAAACTGGACACCTCACCCCG GTTCCTGGTGGTGTTCAACCCACTGGAGCAGGAGCGGCTGAGCATGGTGCCGGTGCTGGTGGACTCCTCATATGTGCGGGTGCTCTCTGAGGAggggcagcccctgcctgcccagctcagcccacACTGGAGCTCCTCCACTGATGTGGTGCCCGATGTCTACCAG GTGTCCATCCTGGCCCGGCTGCCCGCGCTGGGGCTGCGTGTCCTGCAGCTGCACCGCTCCCCCAGCGGCCGCCCCGCTCCCGTGTCCACACGCCTCTACCTGCAGGGCCGGGACCTGCCCCTGCGCAAGCCGCAGTCTGCTCCCATCCACGTCTTCCCGGGCAGCACCGACGACTTCTGCCTGGAGAACCAGCACCTACGGGCGTGCTTCTCAGGACGGTCTGGCCTGCTGCAG AGCATCCGCCGAGCTGGGGAGGAGCGGGAGCAGAAGGTCAGCAGTGAATTCCTTGTCTATGGCACCAGGAGCTCCAAGGACAAAAGTGGAGCCTACCTTTTCTTACCTGATGGCGAGGCCAAG CCCTATGCCCCCAAGGACCCCCCAGTGGTGAGGGTGATGGAGGGACCCCTCTTCTCAGAGGTCACCACCTACTACCAGCACGTCCAGACTGTGGTGCGGCTTTACAATGTGCCAG GGGTGGAGGGCTTGTCCCTGGACGTGTCCTGCCTGGTGGACATCCGTGACCATGTCAACAAGGAGCTGGCGCTGCGCTTCACCACTGACATTGAGAGCGATGACactttcttcactgaccttAACGGCTTCCAG ATCCAGCCCCGCAGGTACCAGCGGAAGCTGCCGCTGCAGGCCAACTTCTACCCCATGCCAGCCATGGCCTACATCCAGGACACACAGAGCCGCCTCACCCTGCACACAGCCCAAGCCCTGGGGGTCTCCAGCCTCGGCAGTG GCCAGCTGGAGGTGATCCTGGACCGGCGCCTCATGCAGGATGACAACCGGggcctgggccaggggctgaAGGACAACAAGCGGACCTGCAACCGATTCCGTCTCCTCCTGGAGCGCCGTGCCACCTCCAGCAAG GCGCAGGACAGCCGCCCCATCAGCTTCCCCTCCCTGCTAAGCCACATCACCTCCATGCACCTGAACGCTGAGCCCCTGGTGATGCTGGTGGCCCAGGAGAAGCCGGTCCTGCCAGTCCTGCGTTCTTTCGTGCCGCTTTCCAGCACCCTCCCTTGCGACTTCCACATCTTGAACCTGCGGACACTGCAGGCTGAG GATGATTCGCTACcctcagcagaggcagctctgaTCCTGCACCGCAAAGGCTTTGACTGCAGCCTGGAGGCCAAGAACCTGGGCTTCAACTGTACCACCAGCCAGGGCAAG ctGGCCCTcggaagcctgttccaggggctggagctgggctcCCTGCAGCCCACCTCGCTGACCTTGATGTACCCACTGGGCACAGCCTCCAACAGCACCAACATCCACCTGGACCCCATGGAAATTGCCACGTTCCGCATCCGCCTGGGGTAG
- the MAN2A2 gene encoding alpha-mannosidase 2x isoform X1, translating into MKLKKQVTVCGAAIFCVAVFSLYLMLDRVQHDPTRHQSGGNFPRSQISVLQNRIEHLEQLLEENHEIISHIKDSVLELTAYAKGQPAVPHHTPNGSWLLPPEGRPSFLSVSPQDCQFALGGKGQSPDLQMMAVYSLLPFDNQDGGVWKQGFDITYEPNEWDTEPLQVFVVPHSHNDPGWIKTFDKYYYDQTQHILNSMVLKMQEDPRRRFIWSEISFFSKWWDNISTQKRAAVRRLVGNGQLEMVTGGWVMTDEANSHYFAMIDQLIEGHQWLEKNIGVTPRSGWAVDPFGYSSTMPYLLKRSNLTAMLIQRVHYAIKKHFAATQNLEFMWRQTWDTDASTDIFCHMMPFYSYDVPHTCGPDPKICCQFDFKRLPGGRINCPWKVPPRAINDANVAERAHLLLDQYRKKSKLYRSKVLLVPLGDDFRYDKPQEWDAQFLNYQRIFDFLNSQPNLHVQAQFGTLSDYFDALYKSLGIVPGMKPPGFPVLSGDFFSYADREDHYWTGYFTSRPFYKNLNRVLEAHLRGAEILFSLALAHARHTGADSRYPLSDYALLTNARRNLGLFQHHDAIAGTAKEAVAVDYGVRLLHSLTNLNHVIINAAQYLVLGDKDTYGRDAAAPFLSMDDTRPSQDSLPEKTVVKLDTSPRFLVVFNPLEQERLSMVPVLVDSSYVRVLSEEGQPLPAQLSPHWSSSTDVVPDVYQVSILARLPALGLRVLQLHRSPSGRPAPVSTRLYLQGRDLPLRKPQSAPIHVFPGSTDDFCLENQHLRACFSGRSGLLQSIRRAGEEREQKVSSEFLVYGTRSSKDKSGAYLFLPDGEAKPYAPKDPPVVRVMEGPLFSEVTTYYQHVQTVVRLYNVPGVEGLSLDVSCLVDIRDHVNKELALRFTTDIESDDTFFTDLNGFQIQPRRYQRKLPLQANFYPMPAMAYIQDTQSRLTLHTAQALGVSSLGSGQLEVILDRRLMQDDNRGLGQGLKDNKRTCNRFRLLLERRATSSKSSGFFSKLASMFKALGFPGTRTGSPEAQDSRPISFPSLLSHITSMHLNAEPLVMLVAQEKPVLPVLRSFVPLSSTLPCDFHILNLRTLQAEDDSLPSAEAALILHRKGFDCSLEAKNLGFNCTTSQGKLALGSLFQGLELGSLQPTSLTLMYPLGTASNSTNIHLDPMEIATFRIRLG; encoded by the exons ATGAAGCTGAAGAAGCAGGTGACAGTCTGCGGAGCTGCCATCTTCTGCGTGGCCGTCTTCTCCCTCTACCTGATGCTGGACCGGGTGCAGCACGACCCCACACGCCACCAGAGTGGAGGCAACTTCCCCCGG AGCCAGATCTCGGTGCTGCAGAACCGCATCGAGcatctggagcagctgctggaggagaaccACGAGATCATCAGCCACATCAAGGACTCGGTGCTGGAGCTGACGGCATATGCCAAGGGGCAGCCGGCGGTGCCCCACCACACGCCCAATGGCTCCTGGTTGCTGCCTCCCGAGGGTCGCCCCAGCTTCCTCTCCGTCTCCCCGCAGGACTGCCAGTTTGCCCTGGGGGGCAAGGGCCAGAGCCCAGACCTGCAG ATGATGGCTGTGTACTCCCTGCTGCCCTTTGACAACCAGGATGGTGGTGTGTGGAAGCAGGGCTTCGATATCACCTATGAGCCCAATGAGTGGGACACGGAGCCACTGCAGGTGTTTGTGGTGCCGCACTCCCACAACGACCCAG GCTGGATCAAGACCTTTGACAAGTACTACTATGACCAGACGCAGCACATCCTCAACAGCATGGTGCTGAAGATGCAGGAGGACCCGCGCCGGCGCTTCATCTGGTCTGAGATCTCCTTCTTTTCCAAGTGGTGGGACAACATCAGCACCCAGAAGCGGGCTGCAGTGAGGAG GCTGGTTGGCAATGGGCAGCTGGAGATGGTGACGGGTGGCTGGGTGATGACTGATGAAGCCAATTCCCACTACTTTGCCATGATCGACCAGCTGATTGAGGGGCACCAGTGGCTGGAGAAGAACATTG GTGTGACGCCTCGCTCAGGCTGGGCTGTTGACCCCTTTGGGTACAGCTCCACCATGCCGTACCTGCTGAAGCGTTCCAACCTGACAGCCATGCTCATCCAGCGTGTGCACTATGCCATCAAGAAGCACTTCGCAGCCACCCAAAACCTGGAGTTCATGTGGAGACAGACCTGGG aCACAGATGCCAGCACAGACATCTTCTGCCACATGATGCCCTTCTACAGCTATGATGTGCCCCACACCTGTGGGCCAGACCCCAAGATCTGCTGCCAGTTCGACTTCAAGCGCCTGCCAGGGGGAAGGATCAACTGCCCCTGGAAGGTGCCCCCCCGAGCCATCAACGACGCCAATGTGGCGGAGCG AGCCCACCTGCTGCTGGACCAGTACCGCAAGAAGTCCAAGCTGTACCGCAGCAAGGTGCTGCTGGTGCCCCTGGGAGATGATTTCCGCTATGACAAGCCGCAGGAGTGGGATGCTCAGTTCCTCAACTACCAGCGCATCTTTGACTTCCTCAACTCCCAGCCCAACCTCCACGTCCAG GCGCAGTTTGGGACGCTCTCTGACTACTTTGATGCCCTGTACAAGAGCCTGGGCATCGTGCCAGGGATGAAGCCCCCCGGGTTCCCGGTGCTGAGCGGGGATTTCTTCTCCTATGCCGACCGGGAGGATCACTACTGGACTGGATACTTCACCTCCCGGCCCTTCTACAAGAACCTGAACCGGGTGCTGGAAGCCCACCTCCG GGGGGCAGAGATCCTGTTCAGCCTGGCACTTGCCCACGCCCGGCACACCGGTGCCGACAGCCGGTACCCGCTCTCCGACTACGCCCTGCTGACTAATGCCCGCCGCAACCTGGGGCTCTTCCAGCACCACGATGCCATCGCTGGCACTGCCAAGGAGGCTGTGGCGGTTGACTATGGAGTCCG gctgctccacTCCCTCACGAACCTCAACCACGTCATCATCAATGCTGCCCAGTACCTTGTGCTAGGGGACAAGGACACATACGGCCGTGACGCCGCTGCACCCTTCCTCAGCATG GATGACACACGCCCCAGCCAGGACTCCCTCCCAGAGAAGACAGTGGTCAAACTGGACACCTCACCCCG GTTCCTGGTGGTGTTCAACCCACTGGAGCAGGAGCGGCTGAGCATGGTGCCGGTGCTGGTGGACTCCTCATATGTGCGGGTGCTCTCTGAGGAggggcagcccctgcctgcccagctcagcccacACTGGAGCTCCTCCACTGATGTGGTGCCCGATGTCTACCAG GTGTCCATCCTGGCCCGGCTGCCCGCGCTGGGGCTGCGTGTCCTGCAGCTGCACCGCTCCCCCAGCGGCCGCCCCGCTCCCGTGTCCACACGCCTCTACCTGCAGGGCCGGGACCTGCCCCTGCGCAAGCCGCAGTCTGCTCCCATCCACGTCTTCCCGGGCAGCACCGACGACTTCTGCCTGGAGAACCAGCACCTACGGGCGTGCTTCTCAGGACGGTCTGGCCTGCTGCAG AGCATCCGCCGAGCTGGGGAGGAGCGGGAGCAGAAGGTCAGCAGTGAATTCCTTGTCTATGGCACCAGGAGCTCCAAGGACAAAAGTGGAGCCTACCTTTTCTTACCTGATGGCGAGGCCAAG CCCTATGCCCCCAAGGACCCCCCAGTGGTGAGGGTGATGGAGGGACCCCTCTTCTCAGAGGTCACCACCTACTACCAGCACGTCCAGACTGTGGTGCGGCTTTACAATGTGCCAG GGGTGGAGGGCTTGTCCCTGGACGTGTCCTGCCTGGTGGACATCCGTGACCATGTCAACAAGGAGCTGGCGCTGCGCTTCACCACTGACATTGAGAGCGATGACactttcttcactgaccttAACGGCTTCCAG ATCCAGCCCCGCAGGTACCAGCGGAAGCTGCCGCTGCAGGCCAACTTCTACCCCATGCCAGCCATGGCCTACATCCAGGACACACAGAGCCGCCTCACCCTGCACACAGCCCAAGCCCTGGGGGTCTCCAGCCTCGGCAGTG GCCAGCTGGAGGTGATCCTGGACCGGCGCCTCATGCAGGATGACAACCGGggcctgggccaggggctgaAGGACAACAAGCGGACCTGCAACCGATTCCGTCTCCTCCTGGAGCGCCGTGCCACCTCCAGCAAG AGCTCCGGCTTCTTTTCCAAACTGGCCTCCATGTTTAAAGCCTTGGGCTTCCCCGGCACCAGGACTGGCAGCCCAGAG GCGCAGGACAGCCGCCCCATCAGCTTCCCCTCCCTGCTAAGCCACATCACCTCCATGCACCTGAACGCTGAGCCCCTGGTGATGCTGGTGGCCCAGGAGAAGCCGGTCCTGCCAGTCCTGCGTTCTTTCGTGCCGCTTTCCAGCACCCTCCCTTGCGACTTCCACATCTTGAACCTGCGGACACTGCAGGCTGAG GATGATTCGCTACcctcagcagaggcagctctgaTCCTGCACCGCAAAGGCTTTGACTGCAGCCTGGAGGCCAAGAACCTGGGCTTCAACTGTACCACCAGCCAGGGCAAG ctGGCCCTcggaagcctgttccaggggctggagctgggctcCCTGCAGCCCACCTCGCTGACCTTGATGTACCCACTGGGCACAGCCTCCAACAGCACCAACATCCACCTGGACCCCATGGAAATTGCCACGTTCCGCATCCGCCTGGGGTAG